One genomic window of Comamonas serinivorans includes the following:
- a CDS encoding Bug family tripartite tricarboxylate transporter substrate binding protein, with product MRTTALSRRRLHALSLAALAACSLTVPLSAWAAYPDKPLKLIVPFPPGGQTDSVARALGTYLAKDLGQPVIVDNKPGANTAVGTEALIREPADGYTMEIVAGSTMVLNPLLYPKLPYDVKRDLKLLSVVVDVPLIMVVPMDRPYKTVADFVSHAKANPGKVNFASVGVGSSLHLTGELFADKAGLDMVHVPYKGSAAAMTEIIGGQVDVIFDAPSTAVPQIKGNKVRALAVTSKAAVPFLPGIPTIASTLPGFDTGVWYGIAVRKSVPDDLAQKLKAAIDKALLDPALQKVFTDQGAVTHKPDSMAAHEAFMDSERKKWQALIGARKISME from the coding sequence ATGCGCACCACCGCTTTGTCCCGCCGCCGCCTTCACGCCCTGAGCCTTGCGGCGTTGGCCGCCTGCAGCCTGACGGTGCCGCTGTCGGCCTGGGCCGCCTACCCCGACAAGCCGCTCAAGCTCATCGTGCCCTTCCCGCCCGGCGGCCAGACCGACTCGGTGGCCCGCGCCCTGGGCACCTACCTGGCCAAGGACCTGGGCCAACCCGTGATCGTGGACAACAAGCCCGGCGCCAACACCGCCGTGGGCACCGAGGCCCTGATCCGCGAGCCGGCCGACGGCTACACCATGGAGATCGTCGCCGGCTCGACCATGGTGCTGAACCCGCTGCTCTACCCCAAGCTGCCCTACGACGTGAAGCGCGACCTCAAGCTGCTGTCGGTCGTGGTCGACGTGCCGCTGATCATGGTCGTGCCCATGGACCGTCCCTACAAAACGGTGGCCGACTTCGTGAGCCACGCCAAGGCCAACCCGGGCAAGGTCAACTTCGCCTCGGTCGGCGTGGGCAGCTCCCTGCACCTCACGGGCGAGCTGTTTGCCGACAAGGCCGGCCTGGACATGGTGCACGTGCCCTACAAGGGCAGCGCGGCCGCGATGACCGAGATCATCGGCGGCCAGGTCGACGTGATCTTCGACGCGCCCAGCACCGCCGTGCCGCAGATCAAGGGCAACAAGGTGCGCGCGCTGGCCGTCACCAGCAAGGCCGCCGTGCCTTTCCTGCCGGGCATCCCCACCATCGCCAGCACGCTGCCGGGCTTCGACACCGGCGTGTGGTATGGCATCGCCGTGCGCAAGTCCGTGCCCGATGACCTGGCCCAGAAGCTCAAGGCCGCCATCGACAAGGCCTTGCTGGATCCGGCGCTGCAAAAGGTCTTCACCGACCAGGGCGCCGTCACCCACAAGCCCGACAGCATGGCCGCGCACGAGGCCTTCATGGACAGCGAACGCAAGAAGTGGCAGGCGCTGATCGGCGCCCGCAAGATCAGCATGGAGTGA
- a CDS encoding DUF4282 domain-containing protein — MKDLLTFNEMLTPKLITVVYWLALLAIVIGGVGSMFAPYGFSLGSLLRGLFGIVFGALGVRIGCEMMIVLFKMNDALQELRRK, encoded by the coding sequence ATGAAAGACCTGCTGACCTTCAACGAGATGCTCACCCCCAAGCTGATCACCGTGGTGTATTGGCTGGCCCTGCTGGCGATCGTCATCGGGGGCGTCGGCAGCATGTTCGCGCCCTACGGCTTCAGCCTCGGCAGCTTGCTGCGCGGCCTGTTTGGCATCGTGTTCGGCGCACTGGGCGTGCGCATCGGCTGCGAGATGATGATCGTGCTGTTCAAGATGAACGACGCGCTGCAGGAGCTGCGCCGCAAGTGA
- a CDS encoding acyl carrier protein, with product MTRFWLSALAVLAVIALLVQAIRGQRARQRALALLAGREPRTLADIHAHRFRPQGIAPEVVEGVWQVLATEFDIDPSRLRAEDAFSQHLRVFFDGDSMLDVEIVLALEKHFAIAIRDEEAEALRTVADVVMLVARKTSSDGDAHR from the coding sequence TTGACCCGGTTCTGGCTCTCGGCACTGGCCGTGCTGGCCGTGATCGCGCTGCTGGTGCAGGCGATTCGTGGGCAACGGGCCCGGCAGCGGGCCCTGGCGCTGCTTGCAGGGCGTGAGCCCCGGACCTTGGCCGACATCCACGCCCACCGCTTTCGGCCGCAGGGCATCGCGCCCGAGGTGGTCGAGGGGGTCTGGCAGGTGCTGGCCACCGAGTTCGACATCGACCCGTCGCGGCTGCGCGCCGAGGACGCGTTTTCACAGCACCTGCGCGTGTTCTTCGACGGCGACTCGATGTTGGACGTGGAGATCGTGCTCGCCCTTGAAAAGCACTTTGCCATCGCCATCCGCGACGAGGAGGCCGAAGCCTTGCGCACGGTGGCGGACGTGGTGATGCTGGTGGCGCGCAAGACCAGCTCGGACGGTGATGCACACCGATGA
- a CDS encoding DUF3649 domain-containing protein, which produces MNTTHALGATLARIRSVGPLASRIVAALFGGYALAALSSVAALALPMATPQAVLTGMLASFAVYAGAVIWVFAVRSATRAWLGLVAAALPLGLIAWTVTP; this is translated from the coding sequence ATGAACACCACACACGCGCTGGGCGCCACGCTCGCACGGATTCGCAGCGTGGGGCCTCTGGCTTCGCGCATCGTTGCCGCCCTGTTCGGCGGTTATGCCCTGGCGGCGTTGAGCAGCGTGGCAGCCCTGGCCCTGCCCATGGCCACGCCGCAGGCCGTTTTGACCGGCATGCTGGCCAGCTTTGCGGTCTATGCCGGCGCCGTGATCTGGGTGTTTGCGGTGCGCTCGGCCACCCGCGCCTGGCTTGGCCTGGTGGCGGCCGCCTTGCCGCTGGGCCTGATCGCGTGGACGGTGACCCCATGA
- a CDS encoding PepSY-associated TM helix domain-containing protein gives MSAQDSAVTRPAAAAPQKAAKKAPGIRQTMSDLHIWAGLLVGWLLYVMFLTGTVSYFKEEISQWMRPELAHQSTVPDPALVATRVVQQLQTLAPDSPQWSFSLPDARSNIASAFWRKPGAQEGRRGAFGNATFDPATGDTVKSRETRGGDFFYRFHFQFHYMPVLWGRWLAGFCAMFMLVAIVSGVITHKKIFIDFFTFRWGKGQRSWLDAHNALSVFGLPFHAMITYTGLVTLMLMYMPWGQNAAYTTPAERQAAQRTIFSQPPQVKPSGELAELAPIADMVRQAQARWGRDNLGRVTVANPGDANARVTITRGSEERVSTTTQFMHFEGSTGRLLQATDQGSGGAAETRGVMVALHLGHFADPVVRWLYFLVSLAGTAMVGTGLVLWTVKRRAKLPDPDKPYFGFWLVERLNIAAIAGLSIAMAGMLWANRLLPLDLGQRGVAEVNAFFAVWGATLVWALVRPAKRAWIELLWAGAAVLALLPVVNALTTDRPLWRSLASGDWVFGGLELTLFALALLHVALALRTARHRPKARPVRPTAKRPVSPTGPTGRAAPAAPAAPTPAPQMPNPALPAGELALKEAAP, from the coding sequence ATGAGCGCGCAGGATTCCGCCGTGACCCGGCCAGCCGCCGCTGCGCCTCAAAAAGCCGCCAAGAAGGCGCCCGGCATCCGTCAGACCATGTCCGACCTGCACATCTGGGCCGGGCTGCTCGTGGGGTGGCTGCTCTATGTCATGTTCCTGACGGGCACCGTGAGCTACTTCAAGGAAGAAATCTCGCAGTGGATGCGCCCCGAGCTGGCCCACCAGAGCACCGTGCCCGACCCGGCGCTGGTCGCGACCCGCGTGGTGCAGCAGCTGCAGACGCTGGCCCCGGACAGTCCGCAATGGAGCTTCAGCCTGCCCGACGCGCGCAGCAACATCGCCAGCGCCTTCTGGCGCAAACCCGGCGCCCAGGAAGGCCGGCGCGGCGCCTTCGGCAACGCCACCTTCGATCCCGCCACGGGCGACACGGTCAAGTCGCGTGAAACGCGGGGCGGCGACTTCTTCTACCGCTTCCACTTCCAGTTCCACTACATGCCGGTGCTCTGGGGCCGCTGGCTGGCCGGCTTCTGCGCCATGTTCATGCTGGTGGCCATCGTCTCCGGCGTGATCACGCACAAGAAGATCTTCATCGACTTCTTCACCTTCCGCTGGGGCAAGGGCCAGCGCAGCTGGCTGGACGCGCACAACGCGCTGTCCGTCTTCGGCCTGCCCTTCCACGCCATGATCACCTACACCGGGCTGGTCACGCTGATGCTGATGTACATGCCGTGGGGCCAGAACGCGGCCTACACCACCCCGGCCGAGCGCCAGGCAGCCCAGCGCACCATCTTCTCGCAGCCGCCGCAGGTCAAGCCCAGTGGCGAGCTCGCGGAGCTGGCCCCCATCGCCGACATGGTGCGCCAGGCCCAGGCCCGCTGGGGCCGCGACAACCTGGGCCGCGTGACCGTGGCCAACCCCGGCGATGCCAATGCCCGCGTCACCATCACGCGCGGCTCGGAAGAGCGCGTGTCGACGACCACGCAGTTCATGCATTTCGAGGGCAGCACAGGCCGCCTGCTGCAGGCCACCGACCAGGGTTCGGGCGGCGCCGCCGAGACGCGTGGCGTCATGGTCGCGCTGCACTTGGGCCACTTTGCCGACCCCGTGGTGCGCTGGCTGTATTTCCTGGTCAGCCTGGCCGGCACGGCCATGGTGGGCACCGGCCTGGTGCTGTGGACGGTGAAGCGCCGCGCCAAGCTGCCCGACCCCGACAAGCCCTACTTCGGCTTCTGGCTGGTCGAGCGGCTGAACATCGCCGCCATCGCCGGCCTGAGCATCGCCATGGCCGGCATGCTGTGGGCCAACCGCCTGCTGCCGCTGGACTTGGGCCAGCGCGGCGTGGCCGAGGTGAATGCCTTCTTCGCCGTCTGGGGCGCCACGCTGGTGTGGGCGCTGGTGCGACCCGCCAAGCGCGCCTGGATCGAGCTGCTGTGGGCCGGCGCCGCCGTGTTGGCCCTGCTGCCGGTGGTGAATGCCCTGACCACCGACCGCCCGCTGTGGCGCAGCCTGGCCAGCGGGGACTGGGTCTTTGGTGGCCTGGAGCTGACGCTCTTCGCCCTGGCGCTGCTGCACGTGGCGCTGGCCCTGCGCACGGCGCGCCACCGACCCAAGGCACGGCCCGTGCGGCCCACAGCGAAACGCCCAGTCAGCCCCACCGGCCCGACCGGCCGCGCCGCGCCTGCCGCGCCTGCCGCGCCGACGCCCGCGCCCCAGATGCCCAACCCGGCCTTGCCGGCAGGCGAGCTGGCCTTGAAGGAGGCCGCGCCATGA
- a CDS encoding DUF3325 domain-containing protein, translating into MTHVLIALVSLVAFALLALAMDRQQSDLFGRELPASLTRLLRSGGWAALTGSLALAVQAQGWALGLVAWCGHISFSAALVMLGLIAWDRRKA; encoded by the coding sequence ATGACGCATGTGCTCATCGCCCTGGTGTCGCTGGTGGCCTTCGCCTTGCTGGCCCTGGCCATGGACCGGCAACAGTCCGACCTCTTCGGGCGCGAGCTGCCGGCCAGCCTGACGCGGCTGCTGCGCAGCGGCGGCTGGGCGGCGCTGACCGGTTCGCTGGCCCTTGCCGTGCAGGCGCAGGGCTGGGCCCTGGGCCTGGTGGCCTGGTGTGGCCACATCAGCTTCAGCGCCGCGCTGGTGATGCTGGGCTTGATCGCCTGGGACAGGCGCAAAGCCTGA
- a CDS encoding GDYXXLXY domain-containing protein — protein sequence MNTPHTSPHAGQGLNAPAAAGLRTPMPAWWAQAQAQGWVTGSPSGAASPQDEEPSAWLVGVLMVGALLCMLSAMGLLALLLQDLLISGLAWGLALLLWGASVAVMRAGPALFVQCLAVVGVATGSVWLGVLVGDAAHGPVGWPWLLAGVAQAALLGLTALAVRPRWVQQLCGVAAAAWLVLGVLVALAVSREALLAPWAPVILTGLVLLWGLWMARESAWAASPQGATWAALGEGMADGLLGAVVVLASVLDWLGGSASATVATTASSRQGMAVQALGLGAVVLVFGLALLRRWRGDAVPNTRGARWQPLAGLAVGLATAASAAMPWMAPVALMAASAAMRARWRLLGACGVVALVVLSRFYYALSWSLATKGAVMAGVGLALALVLLALRARWRQVPAAADAARTPAAGRTGHRLGWAGVVLGAVLCLGLVNLDVWRKEQVVQHGEAIWVPLAPVDPRSLMQGDYMDLRFDIPPSVLKDLEAPGMALSSWADVVVTLDARQRATVQRLAQPDEALAANERRMPLKRLKGRWTLVTDAYFFPEGGAKPFEAARLGEFRVLPDGRALLVGLSDANGQPIHAPADLRR from the coding sequence ATGAACACGCCGCACACATCGCCGCACGCCGGGCAGGGGCTGAACGCGCCCGCCGCTGCGGGGCTGAGAACGCCGATGCCGGCCTGGTGGGCTCAGGCCCAGGCCCAAGGCTGGGTGACCGGCTCACCGAGCGGTGCTGCCTCACCGCAGGACGAAGAGCCTTCCGCCTGGCTGGTGGGCGTGCTGATGGTGGGGGCGCTGCTGTGCATGCTCAGCGCCATGGGCTTGCTGGCGCTGCTGCTGCAAGACCTGCTGATTTCGGGCCTGGCCTGGGGGCTGGCGCTGCTGCTGTGGGGCGCGAGCGTGGCGGTGATGCGGGCCGGCCCGGCGCTGTTCGTCCAGTGCCTGGCGGTGGTCGGTGTGGCCACGGGGTCGGTCTGGCTGGGCGTGCTGGTGGGCGATGCGGCGCACGGCCCGGTGGGCTGGCCGTGGCTGCTGGCGGGCGTGGCGCAGGCAGCGCTGCTGGGGTTGACGGCGCTGGCGGTGCGGCCGCGCTGGGTGCAGCAGCTGTGCGGCGTGGCGGCCGCCGCTTGGCTGGTGCTGGGCGTGCTGGTGGCGCTGGCCGTGAGCCGCGAGGCCCTGCTGGCGCCCTGGGCACCCGTGATCCTGACGGGCCTGGTGCTGCTTTGGGGCTTGTGGATGGCGCGCGAATCCGCGTGGGCCGCCAGCCCGCAGGGGGCGACGTGGGCCGCGCTGGGCGAGGGCATGGCGGATGGCCTGCTGGGCGCCGTGGTGGTGCTGGCCAGCGTGCTCGACTGGCTGGGCGGAAGCGCCTCCGCCACGGTGGCCACCACGGCATCGTCCCGCCAGGGGATGGCGGTGCAGGCCCTGGGCTTGGGCGCGGTGGTGCTGGTGTTCGGCCTGGCCTTGCTGCGGCGCTGGCGCGGCGATGCCGTGCCCAACACCCGCGGTGCGCGTTGGCAGCCCCTGGCCGGGCTGGCGGTGGGCCTGGCCACGGCGGCGAGTGCCGCCATGCCGTGGATGGCGCCGGTCGCCCTCATGGCCGCGAGTGCCGCTATGCGGGCGCGCTGGCGCCTGCTGGGGGCCTGCGGCGTGGTGGCGCTGGTGGTGTTGAGCCGGTTCTATTACGCGCTGAGCTGGTCGCTGGCGACCAAGGGCGCGGTGATGGCGGGCGTGGGTCTGGCGCTGGCCCTGGTGCTGCTGGCCTTGCGGGCGCGGTGGCGGCAGGTGCCCGCAGCCGCGGACGCAGCGCGCACACCCGCAGCCGGCCGCACGGGCCATCGCCTGGGATGGGCGGGCGTGGTGCTGGGCGCTGTGCTGTGCCTGGGGCTGGTCAACCTCGACGTGTGGCGCAAGGAGCAGGTCGTCCAGCACGGCGAGGCCATCTGGGTGCCGCTGGCGCCGGTGGACCCGCGCTCGCTCATGCAGGGCGATTACATGGACCTGCGCTTCGACATCCCGCCGTCGGTGCTGAAAGACCTGGAGGCGCCCGGCATGGCCCTGAGCAGCTGGGCCGACGTGGTGGTGACGCTGGATGCCCGGCAGCGCGCCACGGTGCAGCGCCTGGCCCAGCCGGACGAGGCCTTGGCGGCGAACGAGCGGCGCATGCCGCTGAAGCGGCTGAAGGGGCGCTGGACCCTGGTGACCGACGCCTACTTTTTCCCGGAAGGCGGGGCAAAGCCCTTTGAAGCGGCGCGCCTGGGTGAATTCCGCGTGTTGCCCGATGGCCGGGCGCTGCTGGTGGGATTGAGCGACGCGAACGGTCAGCCCATCCACGCGCCGGCCGACCTGCGGCGATGA
- a CDS encoding DUF2157 domain-containing protein, whose translation MDEHLYRAAQAAHPDARAPLYRLATRPPEALASLLARGLALVAALLLGCGLIFWIAANWQAQTRGFKLGLIEAALAVCVLAAIAWPRARTAALLAAGLMLGGLLAFVGQTYQTGADAWQLFAAWAGLLLVWTLTQRSDLLWTLWVLVAGLGLTFWSGRGDEWLWFSDALQPSQIAAMVGWLLLAGVPCAVASLPWTRLPGGLGRVSWRVASAIALANWTTFGVLALVWGASRSGLAVLAGGLIGVLGLLAWQSRWRDGVVLALAALALNVMVWTWLAEAVLSLDFGVGGFAVLTLLAMLGLGGSASWLMQVQRGWARQADHAQEVA comes from the coding sequence TTGGACGAACACCTGTACCGCGCCGCGCAGGCGGCCCACCCTGATGCGAGGGCGCCGCTGTACCGGCTGGCGACACGCCCACCCGAGGCCCTGGCCAGCCTGCTGGCGCGGGGGCTGGCGCTGGTGGCGGCCTTGCTGCTGGGCTGCGGCCTGATTTTCTGGATCGCCGCCAACTGGCAGGCGCAAACGCGGGGGTTCAAGCTCGGCCTGATCGAGGCGGCGCTGGCCGTCTGCGTGCTGGCCGCCATCGCCTGGCCGCGCGCGCGCACGGCGGCCCTGCTGGCTGCGGGCCTGATGCTCGGCGGGCTGCTGGCGTTCGTCGGGCAGACCTACCAGACCGGCGCCGACGCCTGGCAGCTGTTCGCCGCCTGGGCCGGCTTGCTGCTGGTCTGGACCCTGACCCAGCGCAGCGACTTGCTGTGGACGCTGTGGGTGCTGGTGGCCGGCCTGGGGCTGACGTTCTGGAGCGGCCGCGGGGACGAGTGGCTGTGGTTCTCGGATGCCCTGCAGCCCAGTCAGATCGCCGCCATGGTGGGCTGGCTGCTGCTGGCTGGGGTGCCGTGTGCCGTGGCCAGCCTGCCCTGGACGCGCCTGCCCGGCGGCCTGGGCCGCGTGTCGTGGCGCGTGGCCAGCGCCATCGCCCTGGCCAACTGGACGACATTTGGCGTCCTGGCGCTGGTCTGGGGCGCCAGCCGCAGCGGGCTGGCGGTGCTGGCTGGGGGGCTGATCGGCGTGCTGGGCCTGCTGGCCTGGCAATCGCGTTGGCGCGATGGCGTGGTGCTGGCCCTGGCCGCGCTGGCCTTGAACGTCATGGTGTGGACTTGGCTGGCCGAGGCGGTGCTGTCCCTCGATTTTGGCGTGGGCGGGTTCGCCGTGCTCACGCTGCTGGCCATGCTGGGGCTGGGCGGCTCGGCCAGCTGGCTGATGCAGGTGCAGCGTGGCTGGGCGCGCCAGGCCGATCACGCACAGGAGGTCGCATGA
- a CDS encoding gamma-glutamyltransferase family protein: MSQPLPMLARQPVLARNAVACSQPLAAQAGARALMRGGNAIDAALAAAICLTVVEPVMNGIGGDAFALVWDGQALHGLNASGRAPAAWSPERFAGLSAMPRLGWDSVTVPGGVSAWVALSERFGALPFDQLFDDAMRHAREGFPVSPVIARQWAQSVVDLAGQPGFEAFTLADDQGRPRAPRVGELWRLPDQADTLAEIAATRGESFYRGRLAGAMVAWAAQHGGALALADLEGHRPEWVQPIALPFAGHEVHEIPPNGQGLAALMALGLLAHLPHAQTAPGSAARMHLEIEAMRLAFADLHTHVGDPAHMRHTPAELLAPAYLKARAALIDPARAGTHAPGAPPSGGTVYLCTADADGRMVSFIQSNYKGFGSGVVVPGTGIALHNRGIGFVTTPGHVNQVAGGKRPLHSIIPAFVTRGGQPVMAFGVMGGNMQAQGHVQMVLRHLLEGRNPQACSDAPRWRIDDAGQLILEATVPTAVVDGLRELGHRPTVMPADSLDFGSAQLIARLPADQAGTALPVYAAGSDHRRDGLALGV; encoded by the coding sequence ATGTCCCAGCCCCTGCCGATGTTGGCCCGTCAGCCGGTGCTGGCGCGCAATGCCGTGGCCTGTTCGCAACCGCTGGCGGCCCAGGCGGGTGCGCGGGCGCTGATGCGGGGCGGCAACGCCATCGACGCGGCGCTGGCGGCGGCCATCTGCCTGACCGTGGTCGAGCCGGTGATGAACGGCATCGGCGGCGATGCCTTTGCGCTGGTCTGGGACGGCCAGGCGCTGCATGGGCTCAACGCCTCGGGCCGGGCGCCGGCGGCCTGGTCGCCCGAGCGCTTTGCCGGCCTGTCGGCCATGCCGCGCCTGGGCTGGGACAGCGTGACCGTGCCCGGCGGCGTGTCGGCCTGGGTGGCGCTGTCCGAACGCTTTGGGGCGCTGCCGTTTGACCAGCTGTTCGACGACGCCATGCGCCACGCCCGCGAGGGGTTTCCGGTCAGCCCCGTCATCGCGCGCCAGTGGGCGCAGTCGGTGGTCGATCTGGCGGGCCAGCCGGGCTTCGAGGCCTTCACGCTGGCGGACGACCAGGGCCGGCCGCGCGCGCCGCGCGTGGGCGAGCTGTGGCGCCTGCCGGACCAGGCCGACACGCTGGCCGAGATTGCCGCCACGCGGGGCGAGAGCTTTTACCGCGGCCGGCTGGCCGGTGCCATGGTGGCGTGGGCTGCGCAGCACGGCGGCGCGCTGGCGCTGGCCGACCTGGAGGGGCACCGGCCCGAATGGGTGCAGCCGATTGCGCTGCCCTTTGCCGGCCACGAGGTGCATGAAATCCCGCCGAATGGCCAGGGCCTGGCGGCCTTGATGGCGTTGGGCCTGTTGGCGCACTTGCCCCATGCGCAGACGGCGCCGGGCTCGGCCGCGCGCATGCACCTCGAGATCGAGGCCATGCGCCTGGCGTTTGCCGACCTGCACACGCACGTGGGCGACCCCGCACACATGCGCCACACGCCGGCCGAGCTGCTGGCCCCGGCCTACCTGAAGGCGCGTGCGGCGCTGATCGACCCGGCGCGCGCCGGCACCCACGCGCCCGGCGCCCCGCCGTCGGGCGGCACGGTCTACCTGTGCACGGCCGATGCGGACGGGCGCATGGTGTCCTTCATCCAGTCGAACTACAAAGGCTTTGGCTCGGGCGTGGTGGTGCCGGGCACGGGCATTGCGTTGCACAACCGCGGCATCGGCTTCGTCACCACGCCGGGCCACGTGAACCAGGTGGCCGGGGGCAAGCGGCCGCTGCACAGCATCATCCCGGCCTTCGTCACGCGGGGCGGCCAGCCGGTGATGGCGTTTGGCGTGATGGGCGGCAACATGCAGGCCCAGGGCCACGTGCAGATGGTGCTGCGCCATCTGCTGGAAGGGCGCAACCCGCAGGCGTGCTCGGATGCGCCGCGCTGGCGCATCGACGACGCGGGGCAGCTCATCCTCGAGGCCACCGTGCCCACCGCCGTGGTGGACGGTTTGCGCGAGCTCGGCCACCGGCCCACGGTGATGCCGGCCGACAGCCTGGACTTCGGCAGTGCCCAGCTCATCGCGCGCCTGCCTGCCGACCAGGCCGGTACCGCCTTGCCGGTGTACGCCGCCGGTTCCGATCACCGCCGCGATGGGCTGGCGCTGGGCGTGTGA
- a CDS encoding NADP-dependent oxidoreductase has protein sequence MTLNRQIILASRPDGAASADNFKLQEAPLPPLAEGEVRVRHHYLSLDPYMRGRMNDSKSYTAPQALGEPMGGGTVGEVVESRFEGLAPGDRVLGHGGWQEWSQLPGKAWTKLPTDDAVPLSYYLGAVGMPGVTAWVGLNEIIQPKAGDTVLVSAASGAVGSAFAALAKARGCHTVGIAGGPEKCAYAEQELGFDVCVDYRPHADAQSLSKALKAVCPNGVEGYFENVGGMIMNAVLPRMNAFGRIALCGLIAGYDGAPTAIDNPSLFLIQRLKMQGFIVSEFPKSWAPALKELGDLVKAGKLRPRETVAQGLEHAPEAFFGMLKGKNFGKQLVKLI, from the coding sequence ATGACCCTCAACCGCCAGATCATCCTCGCCAGCCGTCCGGACGGCGCGGCCAGTGCCGACAACTTCAAGCTGCAGGAAGCCCCCTTGCCGCCGCTGGCAGAGGGCGAGGTGCGCGTGCGCCACCACTACCTGAGCCTGGATCCCTACATGCGCGGGCGCATGAACGACTCCAAGAGCTACACCGCACCGCAGGCCCTGGGCGAGCCCATGGGCGGCGGCACCGTGGGCGAGGTGGTCGAGTCGCGGTTCGAGGGCCTGGCGCCCGGCGACCGCGTGCTGGGCCATGGCGGCTGGCAGGAGTGGAGTCAGCTGCCCGGCAAGGCCTGGACCAAGCTGCCCACCGATGACGCCGTGCCGCTGTCGTACTACCTGGGCGCCGTGGGCATGCCCGGCGTGACGGCCTGGGTGGGCCTGAACGAGATCATCCAGCCCAAGGCCGGCGACACGGTGCTGGTCAGCGCGGCCAGTGGCGCCGTGGGCAGCGCCTTTGCTGCGCTGGCCAAGGCGCGCGGCTGCCACACGGTGGGCATTGCCGGCGGCCCCGAAAAATGCGCCTATGCCGAGCAGGAGCTGGGCTTCGACGTGTGCGTGGACTACCGCCCGCATGCCGATGCCCAGAGCCTGTCGAAGGCCCTGAAAGCGGTGTGCCCGAACGGCGTCGAAGGCTATTTCGAGAACGTCGGCGGCATGATCATGAACGCCGTGCTGCCGCGCATGAACGCGTTCGGCCGCATCGCGCTGTGCGGCCTCATCGCCGGCTACGACGGCGCGCCCACGGCCATCGACAACCCCAGCCTGTTCCTCATCCAGCGGCTGAAGATGCAGGGCTTCATCGTCAGCGAATTCCCCAAGAGCTGGGCGCCGGCCCTGAAAGAGCTGGGCGACCTGGTCAAGGCCGGCAAGCTGCGCCCGCGCGAAACCGTGGCCCAGGGGTTGGAGCATGCGCCCGAAGCCTTCTTCGGCATGCTCAAGGGCAAGAACTTCGGCAAGCAGCTGGTCAAGCTGATCTGA
- a CDS encoding PaaI family thioesterase, producing the protein MSLNFGASIPFVNLLGFTLEKFDGGESEMHFEVLPQYMNTYQVAHGGAVMTLMDVSMATAARSLRLDSGVVTIEMKTSFMRPGLPGATGKLVAKGRVVHHTKSMAFVESHIYNGDGDLCAQGSGTFRYVNRNDGVVFNGAGKPVDPPTD; encoded by the coding sequence ATGAGCTTGAATTTTGGTGCCTCCATCCCGTTCGTGAACCTGCTGGGCTTCACGCTGGAAAAGTTCGATGGCGGCGAGTCGGAAATGCATTTCGAGGTGCTGCCCCAGTACATGAACACCTACCAGGTGGCGCATGGCGGCGCGGTCATGACGCTGATGGACGTCTCCATGGCCACGGCCGCGCGCTCGCTGCGGCTGGATTCGGGGGTGGTCACCATCGAGATGAAGACCAGCTTCATGCGGCCGGGCTTGCCCGGCGCCACGGGCAAGCTGGTCGCCAAGGGCCGGGTGGTGCACCACACCAAGAGCATGGCCTTCGTCGAATCGCACATCTACAACGGCGACGGCGACCTGTGTGCACAGGGCAGCGGCACCTTCCGCTACGTCAACCGCAACGATGGCGTGGTGTTCAACGGCGCCGGCAAGCCGGTGGACCCGCCCACCGATTGA